The following are from one region of the Candidatus Obscuribacterales bacterium genome:
- a CDS encoding methylated-DNA--[protein]-cysteine S-methyltransferase, whose product MTSSADIKLNQQDTYERIAAAIAFLRHHHAEQPDLKAIADHLHLSESHVQRLFTQWVGISPKRFLQYLTVDYAKSKIQTTKNLLDLTLDTGLSSPGRLHDLFVNLEAMSPGEYKSGGHGLQIRYGIHGTPFGYALIALTHRGICDLIFLEESDVDAAISYLQTEWPAAELILDSATTQDVSDRIFTPLATHPTPLTAHVKGTNFQIQVWRSLLMIPSGGLATYGGMAKVLGRPTAARAVGTAIGRNPVGYLIPCHRVIRESGDLGGYRWGLERKAALLGWEASRCLAPQSDEMSGKPRDYIKSD is encoded by the coding sequence ATGACCTCTTCAGCGGATATCAAGCTCAACCAGCAGGACACCTACGAACGCATCGCAGCGGCGATCGCGTTCCTGCGCCACCACCATGCCGAACAGCCTGACCTGAAGGCGATCGCTGATCATCTACACCTCAGTGAATCTCACGTTCAGCGGTTGTTTACCCAATGGGTCGGCATCAGTCCTAAACGGTTTTTACAATATCTGACGGTGGACTACGCTAAGTCAAAGATTCAGACGACCAAAAATTTGCTAGACCTCACCCTTGATACTGGCTTATCTAGTCCGGGACGTCTTCATGATTTATTTGTCAACCTAGAAGCCATGTCTCCTGGAGAATATAAGTCTGGCGGTCATGGCTTGCAGATTCGCTATGGTATCCATGGGACGCCGTTTGGCTATGCCTTGATTGCTCTCACCCATCGAGGGATATGTGATCTGATATTCTTAGAAGAGAGTGATGTAGATGCGGCCATATCGTATTTGCAGACAGAATGGCCAGCCGCAGAACTGATTCTGGATTCGGCAACAACTCAGGACGTAAGCGATCGCATCTTTACCCCCCTCGCGACCCATCCTACGCCTTTGACGGCCCATGTGAAAGGCACCAACTTTCAGATTCAAGTATGGCGATCGCTCCTCATGATTCCTTCGGGTGGTCTCGCAACCTATGGTGGGATGGCTAAGGTGCTGGGTCGTCCCACCGCAGCAAGGGCAGTGGGGACAGCGATCGGGCGGAATCCCGTGGGCTATCTGATTCCTTGCCATCGAGTGATTCGTGAGTCGGGAGATTTAGGTGGCTATCGGTGGGGCCTGGAGCGCAAGGCGGCACTGTTGGGCTGGGAAGCTAGCCGCTGCCTTGCTCCTCAATCTGATGAGATGTCTGGTAAGCCTCGTGATTATATCAAGTCTGATTAG
- a CDS encoding MATE family efflux transporter, whose protein sequence is MLAIPLASAQVAQAAVGLVDTIMMGRLGTESLAAGGLASTMFQFCLTTVSGIVMAVSPLVAEAYGAGQTARVEHIARQGLWLAIILTLPLMVIISQLDAGLLALGQPAAIAIRAAPYFKFIVWGIFPALGFAMLRSYVSALSQANVVIIIVIIGTLVNITGNYVLGFGKFGFPRMELAGLGLSSGLSFWLMFILFLIYALKHPQLRNYRFLQNFHHFNLRIFQRLITVGVAIAITIALEYGLFAAVTFLMGILGTDILAAHQTVYQTIYIIFMVPLGMSYAVTARVGQWLGQKDMKGVRRAGYVGMVVVGLFMLVTAIALIIYRRQVIGIYIDIDQPANARVLALAIPMLFVASIAQLLDGIHRMAMGALHGLQDTRIPMLISGLAFWGIGLAGGYVLGFPLGFEGVGLWIGQSIGVAVAGLISILRFHRLTGRQAT, encoded by the coding sequence ATGCTGGCTATCCCATTAGCCAGTGCCCAGGTTGCCCAGGCCGCAGTCGGTCTAGTGGACACGATCATGATGGGGCGTTTAGGCACCGAAAGCCTCGCGGCGGGAGGGCTTGCATCCACGATGTTTCAGTTTTGCCTGACGACGGTCAGTGGTATCGTGATGGCAGTCAGCCCCCTAGTCGCCGAGGCCTATGGGGCCGGACAAACAGCACGAGTCGAACATATTGCTCGTCAAGGACTTTGGCTGGCAATCATCCTCACCCTGCCCTTAATGGTCATCATCAGCCAATTGGATGCAGGTTTGCTGGCCCTCGGACAGCCCGCCGCGATCGCCATCCGTGCCGCTCCCTACTTCAAGTTTATTGTCTGGGGAATTTTTCCAGCGTTGGGCTTTGCTATGCTTCGAAGCTATGTTTCAGCTCTTTCCCAGGCAAATGTTGTCATTATCATTGTGATCATCGGCACCCTTGTTAATATTACGGGTAATTATGTGCTGGGATTTGGTAAATTTGGCTTTCCCCGCATGGAATTAGCCGGACTGGGTTTGTCCAGTGGACTTAGCTTTTGGCTGATGTTTATCCTGTTCCTCATCTATGCTCTCAAGCATCCACAGCTCAGAAACTATCGATTTCTTCAAAACTTTCATCACTTCAACCTCAGGATCTTTCAACGACTGATCACGGTGGGAGTGGCGATCGCTATCACGATTGCTCTGGAATATGGACTGTTCGCCGCCGTAACCTTCCTCATGGGCATTCTAGGAACGGATATACTTGCCGCCCATCAAACTGTCTATCAAACCATATATATTATTTTTATGGTTCCCCTAGGTATGTCCTACGCCGTGACGGCTCGTGTAGGTCAGTGGCTGGGGCAAAAGGATATGAAAGGTGTGCGTCGAGCGGGCTATGTTGGCATGGTTGTTGTAGGCTTATTCATGTTGGTCACAGCGATCGCGTTAATCATCTATCGTCGGCAAGTGATTGGCATCTATATCGATATCGACCAGCCAGCGAATGCTAGAGTATTGGCCCTAGCTATACCGATGCTATTCGTTGCATCCATCGCCCAACTGTTAGACGGCATCCATCGTATGGCCATGGGAGCACTGCATGGACTTCAAGACACCCGCATTCCGATGCTGATCAGCGGTCTAGCCTTTTGGGGTATAGGTCTTGCCGGTGGATATGTTCTGGGGTTTCCCCTGGGATTTGAAGGCGTTGGATTATGGATTGGGCAGTCAATCGGCGTTGCGGTTGCTGGTCTAATTTCTATTCTGCGGTTTCATCGCCTCACAGGTCGCCAGGCAACATGA